In Archangium violaceum, the following are encoded in one genomic region:
- the nrfD gene encoding NrfD/PsrC family molybdoenzyme membrane anchor subunit: protein MSDDIRPEDLEKRQDGRNIDSRLGVLAGEGAQQRVKGIDEANPSRGLLRTRPSQSGVNAESPSYYGQPAIKEPVWIWSIPLYFYVGGVAGAASVLGAAADVFGGERMEGLGRRCRWVGTAGDIVSSGLLIYDLGRPTRFLNMLRVFRPTSPMSVGSWVLVGSGAMNTASLLFAGRRGWLGRAGEGAAIAAGLLGLPLAGYTAVLIANTAVPIWQATRKSLPLLFMSSAMAGAGSLMELLPHPKRDEKVLHLFSAMGKVGELLAGVAVQHEASRLEVLVRPLKHGPSGTLWKAAKVCTAASLALGVWPGRRKWMKVARALLGSAGALLTRFAVFRAGKVSASDPQTTFQPQRQGMGAAEVTGHTHASDGKPFKFPLPVLHEASALPRREIPAARHLESELGPEPPTAPTP, encoded by the coding sequence GTGAGTGACGACATCCGGCCCGAGGATCTGGAGAAGCGGCAGGACGGGCGCAACATCGACTCGCGGCTGGGCGTGCTGGCCGGTGAAGGCGCACAGCAGCGGGTGAAGGGCATCGACGAGGCCAACCCCTCGCGAGGCCTGCTGCGGACGCGGCCCTCGCAATCGGGAGTGAACGCGGAGTCGCCGAGCTACTACGGGCAGCCGGCCATCAAGGAGCCCGTGTGGATCTGGAGCATCCCGCTCTACTTCTACGTGGGAGGCGTGGCGGGCGCGGCGAGCGTGCTGGGCGCGGCGGCGGATGTCTTTGGCGGGGAGCGGATGGAGGGCCTCGGGCGCAGGTGCCGGTGGGTGGGCACCGCGGGCGATATCGTGAGCTCGGGGCTGCTCATCTACGACCTGGGACGGCCGACGCGCTTCTTGAACATGCTGCGCGTGTTCCGTCCCACGTCGCCGATGAGCGTGGGTTCGTGGGTGCTGGTGGGCTCGGGGGCCATGAACACCGCGTCCCTGCTGTTCGCCGGCCGGCGCGGCTGGCTGGGGCGCGCGGGAGAAGGAGCGGCCATCGCGGCGGGCCTCCTGGGACTGCCGCTCGCCGGGTACACGGCGGTGCTCATCGCGAACACGGCCGTGCCCATCTGGCAGGCCACGCGCAAGTCGCTGCCATTGCTGTTCATGTCGTCGGCGATGGCGGGCGCCGGGAGCCTCATGGAGCTGCTGCCGCACCCGAAGCGCGACGAGAAGGTGCTCCACCTGTTCAGCGCGATGGGCAAGGTGGGGGAGCTGCTGGCCGGAGTCGCGGTGCAGCACGAGGCCTCGCGCCTGGAGGTGCTCGTTCGGCCGCTGAAACACGGACCCTCGGGGACACTGTGGAAGGCGGCCAAGGTGTGCACCGCGGCGTCACTGGCGTTGGGCGTGTGGCCGGGCCGGCGCAAGTGGATGAAGGTGGCGAGGGCACTGCTGGGCTCGGCGGGGGCGCTGCTGACGCGCTTCGCGGTGTTCCGCGCGGGAAAGGTGTCAGCGAGCGACCCGCAGACCACGTTCCAGCCGCAGCGCCAGGGAATGGGCGCCGCGGAGGTGACGGGGCATACTCATGCGTCGGACGGGAAGCCGTTCAAGTTCCCGCTGCCGGTGCTGCATGAGGCGTCGGCGCTGCCACGAAGAGAGATACCAGCAGCGCGACACCTGGAGTCGGAGCTGGGACCAGAGCCCCCCACGGCTCCGACCCCATAA
- a CDS encoding 4Fe-4S dicluster domain-containing protein, which produces MGQKGFFTDTTLCIGCKACEVACKQWNQLPDDGFQFTGMSYDNSGHLGSSTWRHVAFVERPVPSPTQNTAGMAFSWLMASDVCKHCQRAGCLEACPTGAIIRTEFDTVYVQPDVCNGCGYCVTACPFGVIDRREDDGRAWKCTLCYDRLGEDMTPACAKACPTASIQFGDVEELRERAHRRVEQLHEKGLDAAYLYGADAENQPGTGGLNAFFLLVDKPEVYNLPPDPVVPTMKGKDAWASMGWGALGMAVMAIGAVLLGREVAR; this is translated from the coding sequence ATGGGACAGAAGGGCTTCTTCACCGACACCACGCTCTGCATCGGCTGCAAGGCCTGCGAGGTGGCCTGCAAGCAGTGGAACCAGTTACCGGATGACGGCTTCCAGTTCACCGGCATGTCCTACGACAACTCGGGGCACCTGGGCTCGTCCACCTGGCGGCACGTGGCCTTCGTCGAGCGGCCCGTGCCGAGCCCCACGCAGAACACCGCGGGGATGGCCTTCTCGTGGCTGATGGCCTCGGACGTGTGCAAGCACTGCCAGCGCGCGGGGTGCCTGGAGGCGTGCCCCACGGGCGCCATCATCCGCACCGAGTTCGACACCGTGTACGTGCAGCCGGACGTGTGCAACGGCTGCGGCTACTGCGTGACGGCGTGTCCCTTCGGCGTCATCGACCGGCGCGAGGACGATGGGCGCGCGTGGAAGTGCACCCTCTGCTACGACCGGCTCGGCGAGGACATGACGCCCGCCTGCGCCAAGGCGTGCCCCACCGCCTCCATCCAGTTCGGGGATGTGGAGGAGCTGCGCGAGCGGGCCCACCGCCGCGTGGAGCAGTTGCACGAGAAGGGATTGGACGCGGCGTACCTGTACGGCGCGGACGCGGAGAACCAGCCGGGCACCGGCGGGTTGAATGCGTTCTTCCTGCTCGTGGACAAGCCCGAGGTCTACAACCTCCCGCCGGATCCGGTGGTGCCGACGATGAAGGGGAAGGATGCCTGGGCCTCGATGGGGTGGGGGGCGCTGGGCATGGCCGTGATGGCCATTGGCGCGGTGCTCCTGGGACGCGAGGTGGCGCGGTGA
- the fdh gene encoding formate dehydrogenase: MGLLDLFSRWPLIRQLQEKDSTALGDTAMSERSRHLAPRTLHADKVVPSICPYCAVGCGQKVYVQDDRILDIEGDEDSPISRGRLCPKGAATFQLVTGSHRLHSVLYRRPGSMQWERIPLHKALDMVAQRVKQTRDATWEHKNDKDEVVNRTLGIAHLGGATLDNEENYLIKKLFTAGLGIVQVENQARIUHSSTVPGLGISFGRGGATTFQQDLANADCILIMGSNMAECHPVGFQWVMEARERGATLIHVDPRFTRTSAMADTYVPLRSGTDIAFLGGLIHYILENERYFHDYVVHYTNAPAIIREDFQDTEQLDGLFSGYDSDKGSYSPHTWQYENMDGVVPAAGHKEIFAEPGAGGHGKVRGKHITEVPNDKTLQHPRCVFQVLKRHYARYTPDVVSRICGVPKELFLQVAKTLCDNSGRERTSAFCYAVGWTQHSVGVQNIRAAAIIQLLLGNIGRPGGGIMALRGHASIQGSSDIPTLYNLLPGYIPMPHAPDARRFDQYLHNNESASGWWSNFPKYVVSLLKAYYGDAATKKNDWGFHWIPKLTGDHSHMTTVADMADGKVKGYFVLGENPVVGSMNGALQRKALQKLDWLVVSDLSLTETAEFWRTAPEVVRGDVHPRDIQTEVFFFPCAAHTEKEGSFTNTQRLLQWHYKAVESPGETRSDLHFIFHLGRRLKELYADSKEEKDRPIQALTWDYPTKGPREEPDAEAVLKEISGYRVADSAPVSGFTELKDDGATACGCWIYSGSYADGVNQTARRKPGREQTWVASEWGWAWPANRRLLYNRASADPEGRPWSERKKYVWWDAQQGKWTGEDVPDFIADRPPSYRPLPETKGVDTLAGTDPFLMQADGKGWLFAPSGMMDGPLPTHYEPLESPVHNFLYAQQCNPARYEYRRRDNPMHRAWADPRYPYVLTTYRLTEHHTAGGMSRWLSWLSELQPEMFVEVSPELASEVELENGGWCTLYTARGEIECRVLVTERIRPLQLDGKRVHQIGLPYHWGYTGRVRGESANDLLGFTADPNVSIQESKALTCNILPGRRSRYRRAAMGWEQWPLPPGVVDVPRDLEGVGPHADQPPQEKE, encoded by the coding sequence TTGGGACTCCTCGACCTGTTCTCCCGCTGGCCCCTCATCCGTCAGCTCCAGGAGAAGGACTCCACCGCCCTGGGCGACACCGCCATGAGCGAGCGCAGCCGCCACCTCGCGCCGCGCACCCTCCACGCCGACAAGGTCGTCCCCTCCATCTGCCCCTACTGCGCCGTCGGCTGCGGCCAGAAGGTCTACGTCCAGGACGACAGGATTCTCGACATCGAGGGCGATGAGGACTCGCCCATCTCCCGCGGCCGCCTCTGCCCCAAGGGCGCCGCCACCTTCCAGCTCGTCACCGGCAGCCACCGCCTCCACTCCGTCCTCTACCGCCGCCCCGGCTCCATGCAGTGGGAGCGCATCCCCCTCCACAAGGCCCTGGACATGGTCGCCCAGCGCGTGAAGCAGACGCGCGACGCCACCTGGGAGCACAAGAACGACAAGGACGAGGTCGTCAACCGCACCCTCGGCATCGCCCACCTCGGCGGCGCCACGCTCGACAACGAGGAGAACTACCTCATCAAGAAGCTCTTCACCGCCGGGCTCGGCATCGTCCAGGTGGAGAACCAGGCTCGAATATGACACTCCTCCACGGTGCCCGGTCTGGGCATCTCGTTCGGCCGAGGCGGTGCCACCACGTTCCAGCAGGATCTGGCGAACGCGGACTGCATCCTCATCATGGGCAGCAACATGGCCGAGTGTCACCCCGTGGGCTTCCAGTGGGTGATGGAGGCCCGTGAGCGCGGCGCCACCCTCATCCACGTGGATCCGCGCTTCACCCGCACCAGCGCCATGGCGGACACGTACGTGCCCCTGCGCTCGGGCACGGACATCGCGTTCCTCGGCGGCCTCATCCACTACATCCTGGAGAACGAGCGCTACTTCCACGACTACGTCGTCCACTACACCAACGCCCCCGCCATCATCCGCGAGGACTTCCAGGACACCGAGCAGCTCGACGGCCTCTTCAGCGGCTACGACTCGGACAAGGGCTCGTACTCCCCGCACACCTGGCAGTACGAGAACATGGACGGCGTGGTGCCCGCCGCGGGCCACAAGGAAATCTTCGCCGAGCCGGGCGCCGGCGGCCACGGCAAGGTGCGCGGCAAGCACATCACCGAAGTGCCCAACGACAAGACGCTCCAGCACCCGCGCTGCGTCTTCCAGGTGCTCAAACGCCACTACGCGCGCTACACGCCGGACGTCGTCTCGCGCATCTGCGGCGTCCCCAAGGAGCTCTTCCTCCAGGTGGCGAAGACGCTCTGCGACAACTCGGGCCGCGAGCGCACCAGCGCCTTCTGCTACGCCGTGGGATGGACGCAGCACTCGGTGGGCGTGCAGAACATCCGCGCCGCCGCCATCATCCAGCTGCTCCTCGGCAACATCGGCCGGCCCGGCGGCGGCATCATGGCCCTGCGCGGCCACGCCTCCATCCAGGGCTCCAGCGACATCCCCACCCTCTACAACCTGCTGCCCGGCTACATCCCCATGCCGCACGCGCCGGACGCGCGGCGCTTCGACCAGTACCTCCACAACAACGAGTCCGCCAGCGGCTGGTGGAGCAACTTCCCCAAGTACGTCGTCTCCCTGCTCAAGGCGTACTACGGCGACGCCGCCACGAAGAAGAACGACTGGGGCTTCCACTGGATACCCAAGCTCACCGGCGACCACTCGCACATGACGACCGTGGCCGACATGGCCGACGGCAAGGTGAAGGGCTACTTCGTCCTGGGCGAGAACCCCGTCGTGGGCTCGATGAACGGCGCCCTCCAGCGCAAGGCCCTCCAGAAGCTCGACTGGCTCGTGGTGAGCGACCTGTCCCTCACCGAGACGGCCGAGTTCTGGCGCACCGCCCCCGAGGTCGTCCGCGGCGACGTGCACCCCAGGGACATCCAGACCGAGGTCTTCTTCTTCCCCTGCGCCGCGCACACGGAGAAGGAAGGCTCCTTCACCAACACCCAGCGCCTGCTCCAGTGGCACTACAAGGCCGTCGAGTCGCCCGGCGAGACGCGCAGTGACCTGCACTTCATCTTCCACCTCGGGCGCCGGCTGAAGGAGCTCTACGCGGACTCGAAGGAGGAGAAGGACCGGCCCATCCAGGCCCTCACCTGGGACTACCCAACGAAGGGCCCTCGCGAGGAGCCCGACGCCGAGGCCGTGTTGAAGGAGATCAGCGGCTATCGCGTGGCGGACAGCGCGCCGGTGTCTGGTTTCACGGAGCTGAAGGACGACGGCGCCACCGCGTGCGGCTGCTGGATTTATTCGGGCAGCTACGCGGACGGGGTGAACCAGACGGCGCGCAGGAAGCCCGGCCGGGAGCAGACCTGGGTGGCGTCCGAGTGGGGTTGGGCATGGCCGGCCAACCGGAGACTCCTCTACAACCGCGCCTCGGCGGACCCCGAGGGCCGCCCCTGGAGCGAGCGCAAGAAGTACGTCTGGTGGGACGCCCAACAGGGCAAATGGACGGGCGAGGACGTGCCGGACTTCATCGCGGACCGTCCCCCCTCGTACCGGCCGCTGCCGGAGACAAAGGGCGTGGACACGCTCGCGGGCACGGATCCGTTCCTCATGCAGGCGGACGGGAAGGGCTGGCTGTTCGCGCCGAGCGGGATGATGGACGGCCCGCTGCCCACGCACTACGAGCCGCTGGAGTCACCCGTCCACAACTTCCTCTACGCGCAGCAGTGCAACCCGGCGCGCTACGAGTACCGGCGCCGGGACAATCCCATGCACCGGGCCTGGGCGGACCCGCGCTACCCGTATGTCCTCACCACGTACCGGCTCACCGAGCACCACACCGCGGGCGGCATGTCGCGCTGGCTGTCGTGGCTGAGCGAGCTGCAGCCGGAGATGTTCGTCGAGGTGTCGCCGGAGCTGGCCTCCGAGGTGGAGCTGGAAAACGGCGGCTGGTGCACGCTGTACACGGCGCGCGGGGAGATCGAGTGCCGGGTGCTGGTGACGGAGCGCATCCGCCCGCTGCAACTGGACGGGAAGCGGGTGCACCAGATCGGCCTGCCGTACCACTGGGGCTACACGGGACGCGTGCGGGGCGAGAGCGCCAATGACTTGCTGGGCTTCACCGCGGATCCGAACGTCTCCATCCAGGAGTCCAAGGCGCTCACCTGCAACATCCTCCCTGGTAGGCGCAGCCGGTACCGGCGCGCGGCCATGGGCTGGGAGCAGTGGCCCCTGCCGCCGGGCGTGGTGGACGTCCCGAGGGACCTCGAGGGCGTGGGCCCGCACGCGGACCAACCTCCGCAGGAGAAGGAGTAG
- a CDS encoding HEAT repeat domain-containing protein, which produces MNVLSTLALTLGLLSPALALAEPPAASSEAPTLERGTCSVEGLMDSIRRGLHSKSEAYKQYLRTLLRESAVNLPLAELQAAFEREYDPAMAEHLAAALVARTERGLEPEAMQAVAKRALEDRDPALRAATVRALRRTGALERTGDMYERLVRDSSPEVRMEAATNLVQDNLHVYGGHDARAADTAVAAAAASTDPKVTAHILGQLMTGEVSASSARTLEQLLGSDSAEVRAAASTALGGVPAAQMASARQSLLGMYRDERDPGVRKAILQSIAQLGFSSAVPELRRLRGVDPSLAPEVDAWIQVLEMNLQDWSLIQRAKQRLQQAR; this is translated from the coding sequence ATGAACGTGCTCTCCACCCTGGCACTCACCCTCGGGCTCCTCTCCCCGGCCCTGGCGCTCGCGGAGCCGCCGGCCGCCTCGAGCGAGGCCCCCACCCTCGAGCGCGGCACCTGCTCGGTCGAGGGCCTGATGGATTCCATCCGCCGCGGGCTCCACTCGAAGTCCGAGGCCTACAAGCAGTACCTGCGCACGCTGCTGCGCGAGTCCGCCGTCAACCTGCCCCTCGCCGAGCTGCAGGCGGCCTTCGAGCGGGAGTACGACCCGGCCATGGCCGAGCACCTCGCGGCCGCCCTGGTGGCGCGCACCGAGCGGGGCCTGGAGCCCGAGGCGATGCAGGCCGTCGCGAAGCGCGCCCTGGAGGACAGGGACCCGGCCCTCCGCGCCGCCACGGTCCGCGCGCTGCGGCGCACCGGCGCGCTGGAGCGCACCGGGGACATGTACGAGCGACTGGTCCGCGACTCCTCGCCCGAGGTGCGCATGGAGGCCGCCACCAACCTCGTCCAGGACAACCTGCACGTCTATGGCGGACACGATGCCCGGGCGGCGGACACCGCCGTGGCCGCGGCGGCCGCCTCCACGGACCCCAAGGTCACCGCGCACATCCTCGGCCAGCTCATGACGGGCGAGGTGAGCGCCAGCTCGGCGCGCACGCTCGAGCAACTGCTGGGCAGCGACTCCGCCGAGGTCCGCGCGGCGGCGTCCACCGCGCTCGGCGGCGTGCCCGCGGCGCAGATGGCCAGCGCCCGCCAGTCGCTGCTCGGCATGTACCGCGACGAGAGGGATCCGGGAGTGCGCAAGGCCATCCTCCAGAGCATCGCCCAGCTCGGCTTCTCCAGCGCGGTGCCCGAGCTCCGGCGGTTGCGCGGCGTCGACCCGAGCCTCGCACCCGAGGTCGATGCGTGGATCCAAGTTCTCGAGATGAACCTTCAGGATTGGAGCCTGATCCAGAGGGCGAAGCAGCGGTTGCAGCAGGCTCGGTAG
- a CDS encoding phytoene desaturase family protein encodes MSSVLDAVVVGAGPNGLAAAVSLARAGRSVRVLEAAPTPGGGARSAELTLPGFVHDVCSAIHPLAAASPFFRQLPLDAHGLEWVHPDAPLAHPLENGTAALLERGLEATAQGLGPDADTYVKWMRPMVRAFDDVMAQMADPLRLPRRPLRLARFGLRALRPAHSLAQNAFRGPLARALFAGSAAHSFSALERPFTSAFGILLLASGHAVGWPFPKGGTQKLVDALVSYLRALGGEVVTGHRVHNVDELPRARAVLLDVTPAQLVRLAGHRLPPHYVEGLKRFRYGPGVFKVDWALSGPIPWRASACARAGTVHLGGTLEEISASEAAVARGEAPEHPYVLVAQHTLFDGSRAPSGQHTGWAYCHVPNGCTEDMTGRIEAQMERYAPGFRERILARHTRSPAQYEAYNANFIGGDISGGAMEGMQLFARPMARLVPYATPDPRLYLCSSSTPPGPGVHGLCGFLAARALLASEVWRKG; translated from the coding sequence ATGAGCTCGGTGCTCGATGCGGTCGTCGTGGGCGCGGGCCCCAACGGGCTCGCGGCCGCCGTCTCCCTGGCCCGCGCGGGCCGCTCGGTGCGGGTGCTCGAGGCAGCCCCCACTCCCGGCGGTGGTGCGCGCTCGGCCGAGCTCACCCTCCCCGGCTTCGTCCACGACGTCTGCTCCGCCATCCACCCCCTCGCCGCCGCCTCCCCCTTCTTCCGTCAGCTCCCGCTCGATGCCCATGGTCTCGAGTGGGTCCACCCCGACGCCCCCCTCGCCCACCCCCTGGAGAATGGCACCGCCGCCCTCCTCGAGCGCGGGCTCGAGGCCACCGCCCAGGGGCTCGGCCCCGACGCCGACACGTATGTGAAATGGATGCGCCCCATGGTGCGCGCCTTCGACGACGTGATGGCCCAGATGGCCGACCCGCTGCGCCTCCCCCGCCGCCCCCTGCGCCTCGCCCGCTTCGGCCTGCGCGCCCTCCGCCCCGCCCACTCGCTCGCCCAGAACGCCTTCCGCGGCCCCCTCGCTCGCGCCCTCTTCGCCGGCTCCGCCGCCCACTCCTTCTCCGCCCTCGAGCGCCCCTTCACCTCCGCCTTCGGCATCCTCCTGCTCGCCTCGGGCCACGCCGTCGGTTGGCCCTTTCCCAAAGGCGGCACCCAGAAGCTCGTCGACGCGCTCGTCAGCTACCTGCGCGCGCTCGGCGGCGAGGTCGTCACCGGCCACCGCGTGCACAACGTGGATGAGCTGCCTCGCGCCCGCGCCGTGCTGCTCGACGTGACGCCCGCGCAGCTCGTGAGGCTCGCCGGACACCGGCTGCCCCCGCACTACGTGGAGGGACTCAAGCGCTTCCGCTACGGGCCCGGTGTCTTCAAGGTGGACTGGGCCCTCTCCGGCCCCATTCCCTGGCGCGCTTCCGCATGCGCGCGCGCGGGCACCGTGCACCTCGGCGGCACGTTGGAGGAGATCTCCGCCAGCGAGGCCGCCGTCGCACGCGGCGAGGCCCCCGAGCATCCCTACGTGCTCGTGGCCCAACACACGCTGTTCGATGGCAGCCGCGCGCCCTCGGGCCAGCACACCGGCTGGGCCTACTGCCACGTGCCCAATGGCTGCACCGAGGACATGACCGGGCGCATCGAGGCCCAGATGGAGCGCTACGCCCCCGGCTTCCGCGAGCGCATCCTCGCCCGGCACACGCGCTCGCCCGCGCAGTACGAGGCCTACAACGCCAACTTCATCGGCGGCGACATCTCCGGCGGCGCCATGGAGGGAATGCAGCTGTTCGCCCGGCCCATGGCTCGTCTCGTCCCGTACGCCACGCCCGACCCGCGCCTCTACCTGTGCTCGTCCTCCACGCCTCCCGGGCCCGGTGTTCACGGGCTGTGTGGCTTCCTCGCCGCGCGTGCGCTGCTCGCCAGCGAGGTGTGGCGCAAGGGCTGA
- a CDS encoding SDR family NAD(P)-dependent oxidoreductase: MARQDLRGKVAIVTGASSGVGWQAAVRLGEAGVKLCVTARRVEALEKLRHLMQDKGVECISVPGDVTVQGDVDQVVRECLAHYGRVDILVNDAGVQSYGLFDELPWEHITRIFDINCFGFMRFARAVLPHFRQQGSGHILNIQSMLSKGSAPLLSAYSASKHATLGWAKSLEMELVGSGIQVSNVLVPSVATNMFAHAPTMFGLAPKPVPPTYDPDVVARAVVRCARNPGKTSVPVFLQGRLMLWLNGIAPGVGKFIMGRWGARMQMRDEPVERPEGNLFHAIPQGVGPYGPVPPTPKWKRYSMAAGLAALAGGVVLGVAGLARAAR, translated from the coding sequence ATGGCTCGCCAGGACCTGAGGGGCAAGGTCGCCATCGTGACGGGGGCGTCGAGCGGGGTGGGGTGGCAGGCGGCGGTGCGGCTGGGAGAGGCGGGGGTGAAGCTGTGCGTCACCGCGCGCCGGGTGGAGGCGCTGGAGAAGCTGCGCCATCTGATGCAGGACAAGGGCGTGGAGTGCATCTCGGTGCCCGGGGACGTGACGGTGCAGGGGGACGTGGACCAGGTGGTGCGCGAGTGCCTGGCGCACTACGGCCGGGTGGACATCCTGGTGAATGACGCGGGGGTGCAGTCCTACGGCCTGTTCGATGAGCTGCCGTGGGAGCACATCACCCGCATCTTCGACATCAACTGTTTTGGCTTCATGCGCTTCGCGCGGGCGGTGCTGCCGCATTTCCGGCAACAGGGCAGTGGCCACATCCTCAACATCCAGTCGATGTTGTCGAAGGGCTCGGCGCCGTTGTTGTCGGCGTACTCCGCGAGCAAGCACGCCACGCTGGGGTGGGCGAAGAGCCTGGAGATGGAGCTGGTGGGCTCGGGCATCCAGGTGTCGAACGTGCTGGTGCCGTCGGTGGCGACGAACATGTTCGCGCACGCGCCGACGATGTTTGGATTGGCGCCCAAGCCGGTGCCGCCGACGTATGACCCGGACGTGGTGGCGCGGGCGGTGGTGCGATGCGCGAGGAACCCGGGGAAGACCTCGGTGCCGGTGTTCCTGCAGGGCCGGCTGATGCTGTGGCTGAACGGTATCGCCCCGGGGGTGGGCAAGTTCATCATGGGGCGGTGGGGCGCGCGGATGCAGATGCGCGACGAGCCCGTCGAGCGGCCCGAGGGCAATCTCTTCCATGCCATCCCGCAGGGAGTGGGCCCCTATGGCCCGGTGCCGCCCACGCCGAAGTGGAAGCGCTACTCGATGGCGGCGGGCCTCGCGGCGCTGGCGGGTGGTGTGGTGCTGGGAGTGGCCGGGTTGGCGCGCGCGGCACGCTGA
- a CDS encoding Uma2 family endonuclease, with product MEALLDGGGPRGAGGWCGAGSGRVGARGTLNEGRHYLGEIIDDELWASPRPSTWNLWAVSVLLAKLGNTFCFGTRGPGGWWLVREPEWHFGQQVLVPDLAGWRRERAPGLFERDEPFFELAPDWICEVLSPSTVALDRGRKLSLYHQEGVSHAWLLDPRAHTLEIYRRGSRGWQLAAHHGGKGIPRSRGGRSGTMSGGHGKCTHYGEQGR from the coding sequence GTGGAAGCGCTACTCGATGGCGGCGGGCCTCGCGGCGCTGGCGGGTGGTGTGGTGCTGGGAGTGGCCGGGTTGGCGCGCGCGGCACGCTGAACGAGGGGCGGCACTACCTGGGGGAGATCATCGACGACGAGCTGTGGGCGTCCCCACGGCCGTCGACATGGAACCTGTGGGCCGTCTCGGTGCTCCTGGCGAAGCTGGGGAACACCTTCTGCTTCGGGACGCGAGGACCGGGCGGCTGGTGGCTCGTGAGAGAGCCCGAGTGGCACTTCGGCCAGCAGGTGCTGGTGCCTGACCTGGCGGGCTGGCGCCGAGAGAGGGCACCCGGGTTGTTCGAACGGGATGAGCCCTTCTTCGAGCTGGCTCCCGATTGGATCTGTGAGGTGTTGTCTCCCTCCACGGTCGCGCTGGATCGGGGGCGCAAGCTGTCCCTCTATCATCAGGAGGGTGTGAGCCACGCGTGGTTGTTGGACCCGCGAGCTCACACGTTGGAGATCTACCGTCGAGGATCGCGGGGATGGCAGCTCGCGGCGCATCACGGAGGCAAGGGGATTCCACGAAGTCGAGGGGGGCGCTCTGGTACCATGTCGGGCGGTCATGGCAAGTGTACCCACTACGGGGAGCAGGGAAGGTGA
- a CDS encoding YigZ family protein — MEGKRYLVPARLHRVEQELQRSRFITTVAPAPTVEEAKAFITRVREEFADANHNCWAYVVGPPGSTGMAGMSDDGEPHGTAGRPMLTALLHSGVGDVAVVVTRYFGGTLLGKGGLVRAYTGCVQQALENLPTTERVRKARLRIELEYASVDGVRRMLAAHEAETLSEEYAATVGYQLAIPVTRLEAFQAALLDLTNGQVLLEVLDPEE; from the coding sequence ATGGAAGGCAAACGCTACCTCGTCCCAGCACGACTCCATCGGGTGGAGCAGGAGCTCCAGCGCAGCCGCTTCATCACCACGGTTGCCCCGGCTCCGACGGTGGAGGAGGCCAAGGCGTTCATCACCCGCGTCCGCGAGGAGTTCGCCGATGCCAACCACAACTGCTGGGCGTACGTCGTAGGTCCCCCCGGTTCGACCGGAATGGCGGGGATGAGCGATGACGGTGAGCCGCATGGGACCGCGGGCCGGCCCATGCTGACGGCACTGCTCCACAGCGGCGTGGGAGATGTCGCGGTCGTCGTCACCCGCTACTTCGGCGGGACGCTCCTGGGCAAGGGCGGACTGGTGCGGGCCTACACCGGCTGCGTCCAGCAGGCGCTCGAGAACCTCCCCACCACCGAGCGCGTGCGCAAAGCCCGCCTGCGCATCGAGCTCGAGTACGCGAGCGTCGACGGTGTCCGCCGGATGCTCGCGGCCCACGAGGCAGAGACCCTCTCGGAGGAGTACGCCGCCACCGTGGGCTATCAACTCGCGATTCCCGTCACCCGGCTCGAGGCGTTCCAGGCCGCGCTGCTCGACCTGACGAACGGGCAGGTACTGCTCGAAGTGCTCGACCCCGAGGAGTGA